Proteins found in one Channa argus isolate prfri chromosome 7, Channa argus male v1.0, whole genome shotgun sequence genomic segment:
- the LOC137130851 gene encoding uncharacterized protein isoform X1, with translation MMSLKLEVEGVMFNVVSGYAPQVGCELEEKEKFWSELDEVMQSIPRGERVVIGADFNGHVGEGNRGDETVMGRFGVQDRNAEGQMVVDFAKRVEMAVVNTFFQKRQEHRVTHKSGGRNTQVDDNLCRRCNLKEISDCKVLVGESVARQHRMVVCKMMVVVRKMKRTKAEQRTKWWKLKKEECCVVFREELRQTLGGLEVLPDDWTTTANVIRETGRRVLGVSSGKRKADKETWWWNVEVQECIQRKRLAKKKWDTERTEESRQENREIQRKVKVEVAKAKQREYEDVYVRLDTKEGEVDLYRLGRQRDRGGKDVQQVSVIKDKDGNVLTGARSVMGRWKENFEELINEENERERRVEEVTGVEQEVAKISKSEVRRTLKRMKSGKAVGPDDKPVEVWKCLGEVAVEFLTSLFNKILESERMLRTGGEVYWCLFLRTREMCRAVATTEE, from the coding sequence atgatgagtctgaagctggaagttgaaggggtgatgttcaatgttgtgagtggttatgccccacaggtaggatgtgagttagaagagaaggagaaattctggagtgagttagatgaagtgatgcagagcatccccagaggtgagagagttgtcattggtgcagatttcaatgggcatgtaggtgaagggaacagaggtgatgagactgtgatgggcaggtttggtgttcaggacaggaacgcagaaggtcagatggtggttgactttgcaaagagggtggaaatggctgtagtaaacactttctttcagaagaggcaggaacatagggtgacgcacaagagcggaggtagaaacactcaggtggacgacaacttgtgtagacgctgtaatctaaaagagatcagtgactgtaaagtattggtaggggagagtgtagccagacaacacaggatggtggtgtgtaaaatgatggtggtggtgaggaagatgaagaggactaaggcagagcagaggacgaagtggtggaagttgaaaaaggaagaatgttgtgtagttttcagggaggagctgagacagactctgggtggtttggaggtgcttccagatgactggactactacagctaatgtgatcagggagacaggtaggagggtactcggtgtgtcatctggaaagaggaaagcggacaaggagacttggtggtggaacgtggaagttcaggagtgtatacagagaaagaggttagctaagaagaagtgggacactgagaggactgaagagagtagacaggagaacagggagatacagcgtaaggtgaaggtagaggtggcaaaggccaaacaaagagaatATGAGGAcgtgtatgttaggttggacactaaagagggagaagtggatttgtacaggttgggcagacaaagagatagaggtgggaaggatgtgcagcaggttagtgtgattaaagataaggatggaaatgtattgacaggtgccaggagtgtgatgggaagatggaaggagaactttgaagagttgatcaatgaggaaaatgaaagggaacgaagagtagaagaggtgactggtgtggagcaggaagtagcaaagattagtaagagtgaagtgaggaggacgttgaagaggatgaagagcggaaaggcagttggtcctgatgacaaacctgtggaggtatggaagtgtctaggagaggtggcagtagagtttctgactagtttgtttaacaagatcttggagagtgagaggatgctgaggactggaggagaagtgtactggtgcctatttttaagaacaagggagatgtgcagagctgtggcaactacagaggaataa
- the snrnp48 gene encoding U11/U12 small nuclear ribonucleoprotein 48 kDa protein isoform X3, with protein sequence MSESLQTQTMEDRLDRLRELTEFTESCKNRLNDIFESLGWSRDYQDNQAEMYDPSVCYENSSVRSFRMDKSTQHKIIMQARSAAPLMRMEGVFWQGQYSSQPVDVPQNHKRALCDLTVADRLALYDNVVGVLSQQKQTASSSNDDLYIDLVSKLQKNEEPNEPKTHLELIAEMRDYKRRRQSYRAKNVHITKKSYTEVIREVINVHSEELARQWREEEEEDKEEPRRSEHSSHRRRLDERRSVSSESHHSHSRRRRSRERSRERSQDQESKKKKRKRERLEDLRLLFISCFITGIHIHLTATMIERRRTRRRRKKREKRRNKIP encoded by the exons ATGTCCGAGTCGTTGCAAACACAAACTATGGAAGATCGACTGGATCGTCTGCGGGAGCTGACAGAGTTTActgaaagctgcaaaaaccGGCTAAACGACATATTTGAATCGCTGGGATGGTCGCGTGATTACCAGGACAATCAG gcAGAGATGTACGACCCCTCTGTGTGTTACGAGAACAGTAGCGTCAGAAGTTTTAGAATGG ATAAATCCACCCAGCACAAAATAATTATGCAAGCACGATCTGCTGCACCACTAATGAGGATGGAAGGCGTCTTCTGGCAAG GTCAGTACTCCAGCCAGCCTGTTGATGTGCCTCAGAACCACAAGCGAGCGCTGTGTGACCTTACTGTCGCTGACCGACTGGCTCTGTACGATAATGTGGTTGGTGTGCTGAGCCAACAAAAGCAAACGGCCTCCTCCAGCAATGACGATCTCTACATAGATTTGGTTTCCAAACTCCAGAAGA aTGAAGAACCAAATGAACCAAAGACTCACCTGGAGCTAATAGCAGAGATGAGGGACTACAAGAGGCGGCGTCAGTCCTATCGAGCCAAGAATGTTCATATCACCAAGAAATCCTACACTGAG GTGATCAGAGAGGTGATAAACGTCCACTCAGAGGAACTCGCAAGACagtggagagaggaagaggaggaggacaaggaAGAGCCGAGGAGATCTGAACACTCGTCCCATAG ACGCCGGTTGGATGAAAGGAGGTCGGTGTCCTCAGAGTCTCATCACTCCCACAGCAGACGACGTCGCAGCCGAGAACGAAGCCGAGAACGAAGCCAAGACCAAGaaagcaagaagaagaaaaggaagagggaAAGGTTGGAAGATCTACGCCTTCTTTTTATCAGCTGTTTTATTACAG GGATTCACATTCACCTGACCGCCACCATGAtcgaaagaagaagaacaagaagaagaagaaagaagagagagaaaaggagaaataagATTCCATGA
- the snrnp48 gene encoding U11/U12 small nuclear ribonucleoprotein 48 kDa protein isoform X1 yields MSESLQTQTMEDRLDRLRELTEFTESCKNRLNDIFESLGWSRDYQDNQEELEQCPYDPNHRVPARSMEKHKASCSLRTLGYSAEEQAEMYDPSVCYENSSVRSFRMDKSTQHKIIMQARSAAPLMRMEGVFWQGQYSSQPVDVPQNHKRALCDLTVADRLALYDNVVGVLSQQKQTASSSNDDLYIDLVSKLQKNEEPNEPKTHLELIAEMRDYKRRRQSYRAKNVHITKKSYTEVIREVINVHSEELARQWREEEEEDKEEPRRSEHSSHRRRLDERRSVSSESHHSHSRRRRSRERSRERSQDQESKKKKRKRERLEDLRLLFISCFITGIHIHLTATMIERRRTRRRRKKREKRRNKIP; encoded by the exons ATGTCCGAGTCGTTGCAAACACAAACTATGGAAGATCGACTGGATCGTCTGCGGGAGCTGACAGAGTTTActgaaagctgcaaaaaccGGCTAAACGACATATTTGAATCGCTGGGATGGTCGCGTGATTACCAGGACAATCAG GAAGAATTGGAGCAGTGTCCCTATGACCCCAACCACAGAGTCCCAGCCAGGAGTATGGAGAAACACAAAGCCTCCTGCAGCCTCAGAACATTGGGTTACTCAGCTGAAGAGCAG gcAGAGATGTACGACCCCTCTGTGTGTTACGAGAACAGTAGCGTCAGAAGTTTTAGAATGG ATAAATCCACCCAGCACAAAATAATTATGCAAGCACGATCTGCTGCACCACTAATGAGGATGGAAGGCGTCTTCTGGCAAG GTCAGTACTCCAGCCAGCCTGTTGATGTGCCTCAGAACCACAAGCGAGCGCTGTGTGACCTTACTGTCGCTGACCGACTGGCTCTGTACGATAATGTGGTTGGTGTGCTGAGCCAACAAAAGCAAACGGCCTCCTCCAGCAATGACGATCTCTACATAGATTTGGTTTCCAAACTCCAGAAGA aTGAAGAACCAAATGAACCAAAGACTCACCTGGAGCTAATAGCAGAGATGAGGGACTACAAGAGGCGGCGTCAGTCCTATCGAGCCAAGAATGTTCATATCACCAAGAAATCCTACACTGAG GTGATCAGAGAGGTGATAAACGTCCACTCAGAGGAACTCGCAAGACagtggagagaggaagaggaggaggacaaggaAGAGCCGAGGAGATCTGAACACTCGTCCCATAG ACGCCGGTTGGATGAAAGGAGGTCGGTGTCCTCAGAGTCTCATCACTCCCACAGCAGACGACGTCGCAGCCGAGAACGAAGCCGAGAACGAAGCCAAGACCAAGaaagcaagaagaagaaaaggaagagggaAAGGTTGGAAGATCTACGCCTTCTTTTTATCAGCTGTTTTATTACAG GGATTCACATTCACCTGACCGCCACCATGAtcgaaagaagaagaacaagaagaagaagaaagaagagagagaaaaggagaaataagATTCCATGA
- the snrnp48 gene encoding U11/U12 small nuclear ribonucleoprotein 48 kDa protein isoform X2 — protein MSESLQTQTMEDRLDRLRELTEFTESCKNRLNDIFESLGWSRDYQDNQEELEQCPYDPNHRVPARSMEKHKASCSLRTLGYSAEEQAEMYDPSVCYENSSVRSFRMDKSTQHKIIMQARSAAPLMRMEGVFWQGQYSSQPVDVPQNHKRALCDLTVADRLALYDNVVGVLSQQKQTASSSNDDLYIDLVSKLQKNEEPNEPKTHLELIAEMRDYKRRRQSYRAKNVHITKKSYTEVIREVINVHSEELARQWREEEEEDKEEPRRSEHSSHRRRLDERRSVSSESHHSHSRRRRSRERSRERSQDQESKKKKRKRERDSHSPDRHHDRKKKNKKKKKEEREKEK, from the exons ATGTCCGAGTCGTTGCAAACACAAACTATGGAAGATCGACTGGATCGTCTGCGGGAGCTGACAGAGTTTActgaaagctgcaaaaaccGGCTAAACGACATATTTGAATCGCTGGGATGGTCGCGTGATTACCAGGACAATCAG GAAGAATTGGAGCAGTGTCCCTATGACCCCAACCACAGAGTCCCAGCCAGGAGTATGGAGAAACACAAAGCCTCCTGCAGCCTCAGAACATTGGGTTACTCAGCTGAAGAGCAG gcAGAGATGTACGACCCCTCTGTGTGTTACGAGAACAGTAGCGTCAGAAGTTTTAGAATGG ATAAATCCACCCAGCACAAAATAATTATGCAAGCACGATCTGCTGCACCACTAATGAGGATGGAAGGCGTCTTCTGGCAAG GTCAGTACTCCAGCCAGCCTGTTGATGTGCCTCAGAACCACAAGCGAGCGCTGTGTGACCTTACTGTCGCTGACCGACTGGCTCTGTACGATAATGTGGTTGGTGTGCTGAGCCAACAAAAGCAAACGGCCTCCTCCAGCAATGACGATCTCTACATAGATTTGGTTTCCAAACTCCAGAAGA aTGAAGAACCAAATGAACCAAAGACTCACCTGGAGCTAATAGCAGAGATGAGGGACTACAAGAGGCGGCGTCAGTCCTATCGAGCCAAGAATGTTCATATCACCAAGAAATCCTACACTGAG GTGATCAGAGAGGTGATAAACGTCCACTCAGAGGAACTCGCAAGACagtggagagaggaagaggaggaggacaaggaAGAGCCGAGGAGATCTGAACACTCGTCCCATAG ACGCCGGTTGGATGAAAGGAGGTCGGTGTCCTCAGAGTCTCATCACTCCCACAGCAGACGACGTCGCAGCCGAGAACGAAGCCGAGAACGAAGCCAAGACCAAGaaagcaagaagaagaaaaggaagagggaAAG GGATTCACATTCACCTGACCGCCACCATGAtcgaaagaagaagaacaagaagaagaagaaagaagagagagaaaaggagaaataa
- the snrnp48 gene encoding U11/U12 small nuclear ribonucleoprotein 48 kDa protein isoform X4, whose translation MEKHKASCSLRTLGYSAEEQAEMYDPSVCYENSSVRSFRMDKSTQHKIIMQARSAAPLMRMEGVFWQGQYSSQPVDVPQNHKRALCDLTVADRLALYDNVVGVLSQQKQTASSSNDDLYIDLVSKLQKNEEPNEPKTHLELIAEMRDYKRRRQSYRAKNVHITKKSYTEVIREVINVHSEELARQWREEEEEDKEEPRRSEHSSHRRRLDERRSVSSESHHSHSRRRRSRERSRERSQDQESKKKKRKRERLEDLRLLFISCFITGIHIHLTATMIERRRTRRRRKKREKRRNKIP comes from the exons ATGGAGAAACACAAAGCCTCCTGCAGCCTCAGAACATTGGGTTACTCAGCTGAAGAGCAG gcAGAGATGTACGACCCCTCTGTGTGTTACGAGAACAGTAGCGTCAGAAGTTTTAGAATGG ATAAATCCACCCAGCACAAAATAATTATGCAAGCACGATCTGCTGCACCACTAATGAGGATGGAAGGCGTCTTCTGGCAAG GTCAGTACTCCAGCCAGCCTGTTGATGTGCCTCAGAACCACAAGCGAGCGCTGTGTGACCTTACTGTCGCTGACCGACTGGCTCTGTACGATAATGTGGTTGGTGTGCTGAGCCAACAAAAGCAAACGGCCTCCTCCAGCAATGACGATCTCTACATAGATTTGGTTTCCAAACTCCAGAAGA aTGAAGAACCAAATGAACCAAAGACTCACCTGGAGCTAATAGCAGAGATGAGGGACTACAAGAGGCGGCGTCAGTCCTATCGAGCCAAGAATGTTCATATCACCAAGAAATCCTACACTGAG GTGATCAGAGAGGTGATAAACGTCCACTCAGAGGAACTCGCAAGACagtggagagaggaagaggaggaggacaaggaAGAGCCGAGGAGATCTGAACACTCGTCCCATAG ACGCCGGTTGGATGAAAGGAGGTCGGTGTCCTCAGAGTCTCATCACTCCCACAGCAGACGACGTCGCAGCCGAGAACGAAGCCGAGAACGAAGCCAAGACCAAGaaagcaagaagaagaaaaggaagagggaAAGGTTGGAAGATCTACGCCTTCTTTTTATCAGCTGTTTTATTACAG GGATTCACATTCACCTGACCGCCACCATGAtcgaaagaagaagaacaagaagaagaagaaagaagagagagaaaaggagaaataagATTCCATGA